The sequence below is a genomic window from Macadamia integrifolia cultivar HAES 741 chromosome 1, SCU_Mint_v3, whole genome shotgun sequence.
ATCTGTGAAGAGATACACACTCAAGACGTCGAGACCTATATCAATGCATTTTTCTAATCACTAGCCCAATTCTAGTTTCTTGTATCAAAACACAGCCTTTTTACTACGTTTACTAACTCTTATGACATACACTCTACTAACTCATTTGATCATTGGGACTATTAGATTGCCAATTGTCAAACTATAATGGTCCATAATCCAGTCTGGTTTTTAAGGCATCAAGGAAAAAAGTAGGCATGATTGCCCCTTTTTGTGATCTTCGACAAATATTTGCCcaggtttttctttttcagagGCCTGAAAGAAGCCCTATTAGTGCCACATGGCAGCAGCTTATTGACTGAGAGTGATTTAAGGAAGTGGTGTTTGATTTGACCCGTCACCCTGCTGCTACatgtcaaaaaagtaaatcgcaCTCCATACATGGTTTCCTATATTATCACTGCAGAAAAGCAACAGTCAGAAATAAATCTAGCAAAAGATGTTGGATGAGATCTGTTTGCTTACCTATTAATGTTTCTTTTGGGGAAGATCGGCTGCTAACAACAGTTGGATAAATCTTGTCACTTCTTGAAGACAAGGATTTAGTTAATGATTTCTACTTATGTATTCctgttttgtttttcaaaattcaCATGTTTACTCCAACAACACGTcatttttgttatatttgtaGTAGCAAAACCTTTTTGCTGGTTACTCATTGCTTGCTATCCACTCTACCACATGATGCGACTCCAGTAGGTGGTAAAGGTTTACTTGGGAAAAGGCATATTTGAGTTGAGAATTTGCAAAGGTCTTCACAAATAGAAACTTTATTCATTATATGCGTTGTGTCTTTGTATTACATGAACTGAAATACTTTCTTAATGCCGATAtatctttgttgttgttttggttCCAATGCAAAAGGATGCGGGTTTTGCAACTTTTCACTCGGGCACCTGATGGGCGAACAGCAGACATGAAGACCACCTGAGAAGTTCTTATAGTGTGCTAATCAGTATTCAAACCCATGGTAGCTCTATGCAGTATGCTTGCAGAAAAGAGTATCATGGCTGGAAAAGATCTCTCAGCTGCCTCATTGTGCAAGTTGTATATAGGAAGAGGCAAAATATTACCTTCCATTTTTATGTACATTAATTTGATGTAATGTTTATAAACTTCCTCCTGCATTCAGGAGTATAGTAGGGATATGTTCATTAATAGACTGGAGAATAACTTAATACAGTGAATGAGAAATCACAATATGCTTTTTTCTCACAAGAAGAATACTTTCAAGGATTGcagaatgagaagaaattgtTGTTACTTCTTGTTTGGTGGAGATTGAATTTATCATTGTTGGCATATCAATGGGGGACATATCTTTTATCAACACTTACAGAATAATCTTTATTGTCTCATCTAGTGAATTTCTTATGAACTATCTGAAATAATGCAGTGAACCATCAAGGAAAAATGTTAATCAAGCAGTGAAATCGGCTTCATACATACATAAATGCTCTCAAAATAAATTAGATTCTTCAATCAAAATTGAGTTGATCATTACACCATAATGAATATTTGTATTACTATACTTCTTAAATGAGTGGCAGTGTGATGTAGggagttcctaggtgactaggtttcctacaaaattaactaactaggtagggttaactcaaggaacttgggtagataggacaaaagaaactcagcaaacaagattaagcatgcaaaatagaatgagactaataaacaaaataacaaaaagagataataatctaggcggaaaaacacaaattcttacttaagcttcaagtggggacatggggaagggaacaaacgtcatacgaatgttaggttcagcacaaatcaatccagacaccaaataagatatgcaaacaattaatgtcctctagcagtcaactaaaatagaaaatcaacaaGGGTTTtagagatataacagtgacgaaacgtCTTAAGACAATGGGtaaaaaataggcataaacaaaagggcaaaggctggtttcaatgttaatgggctgcaacatataacagggataaatggaggtgggaggggtttagtttaattatttaCCTTGTTGCTATCAtgatctgaggagaaaagaagaagtcgaagtcctccaaaataaagagttgcagtcCAACCTACTTGATGAAGAACAGCAGTCTCGATTGTTGGAGATGTTCCAACAGCAACCCAGTTGGGGGTTTTCTCGATGTAGACAATCtctaatgatggtgaacaatttttccaatagggcagcagcaacaggaaagacagaaaacagaaaagagagggatgaaggatgagaaagggagaaggagaatgagagagaaagccgtgagagagagagagagagagaggagacgagaaacagagggagaccgagagtgagagatgagaagagggagagggcagCGAGAGAATTCGTAGGGGGGGATTGGGGGGctgtttttccttcaataatcttcattcattcattccttggaaccgtggccaatggccttacataaataagagactaattactaaaaagaaaagaatattctaggaatgctatttcataaacaaagaaactttctaaaaagaaatcaataggatatttacttagtttcctaattgacttaaagactcaaataaacaaaatcctaggaaataaaactactaacatatcagatttggtgagggccacacaatcttggcaaaatcctaggaaataaaactacctaacatatcagatttggtggggggcacacaatcttggcaaagaaatgaaagagaggACTCAatccagcgctgggaaggctcgatcgagccttcctttttttctttttctttttttctttctaatcctccaaccacaaagaaggttgggtcttcttcttccttcggctgtacgtcttgatgtccccaacACAGTGGACATTTTATATTCTGCTATTGTCAAGCATCAAGCTTTTGAAAACTGGTTTTGGTTTAGAGTTATTAAAGTAGAAAAATAATAAGCTACTATCACATGGTAACCAGTCTGGTGCCTGATATTGCATGGCTGTTATTGACTCGTGAGTTAAGATATTGGGTTAAGTCCTACAACCAGTGCAATCCTTGTTATTAGTCGCTGCCGTTTAGTTTGGAACTCTGTACAGACTGCCATTGATAAGCTGTTGAGTTTGGAACTCTATACAGTATGCCAGTGATAAGCTAGTGGAAGTGAAAAAATAATAGGACTCTTAGATTCAAATCATCTGAAGCTAATGTCTAAATTGTAGGGAAGATAACAGAATCAGGGCTCCATAGAAATGTGCTGGGGCTTTCAATGGTATGGCCCCACCATTCCATGCAATTTAACTGAATCCATCAAGTAGGATTAGGGTTCTATGGGATGTTTCTCCAATGCATTTAACTATGGTGGCCTTTTATTCATCTCCCATGCAAATCCTAGAGAGAACTTTTCCTATTAAGTTGTTGTCCTAATGATCCTGATGAGTCAGTTTCATAGAGCTGGAGGTTTTCAATTTCATTCCTTAGGCTTCTTCACACATCTCACCAGTTAAGTTTAATCCCTTCAAGGAAAtgccaaaattttttatttcaatcttaattttaaattaatcCTACTAAACCCTTTTTGTGAGCTTGACcatgaaataggaaaaaagggGGTGGAGAACCAAACACATTAGTCTACAATTTTATCTGTGATTCATGGTCAAGCTTCCTTGACATCCAAGAAATGGACAAATGAAAACCAGTCCATCTGATAAGGATATCACACTCATCTCACTAGTCAAAAATCAACCACAACAAGAAATAGAGAATGttgttaagaagaagaaaactgtCTCCAAAAATTGACTTTTCTTGTAGTGATCAAAGAACCTTCCCTGAAATTAcctagaagaagagggaaactTCACTGTAAGGTTGATGACCAGAAGGAATATGCTTCAGAAATATGGTTGGCTAATGGAGGTCATGCTATATCACATTAATTGACTAAAAGATAAAACCCAACCTTGGCCTGCAAGTAATTCAATTGTTACATAAGAGAAAGCTTTTAGCTTTTCTAAATCACTCCGTGTGTCCTGAATCTTTCTTCATCCAATCATCTCTCTTATTCAAGATAATACAGTACTGCTGAGATTCTTCAAATTTATACCTTCCATGGCACTACTCAATACCAAGGTGATTCTCTCATACATCTCTCTTAGGCCCTTCAAAGAATCTGATCTTGATGACTACATGATCTTCATGAGTGATGATAAGGTGAGCCAATTATGTAGCTGGAATACTATGTGCAAAGAAGAAGCTTTCAATGAACTGTTGTATGCCATCTACACCCACCCTTGGTACAGGGCGATCTGTGTAAAGGACAGGTCAATTGGATAAATATTGGTTAAGCAAGGTGAAGGAAATGATCAATGCCGAGGCGAAATCGGGTATGGTCTAGGCTTAGGCTACTGGGGACAAGGAATTTCTACACATGCTGTGAAGATGGTGATCTCTTCAATATTTAGTGAGTTGGAAGGTTTGGAGAGACTAGAAGCTCCGATAGATGTGGAGAACTTTAAGATCTCAAAGGGTTGTTGTGAAGGCTGGGTTCATTTGAGAGGGTGTTTTGAGGAAGTACTGGATTCACAAGGGGAGAACCAGAGAAATGATCGACTGTAGCTTTCTCAACAGTGATAGTACTGTACACGGTTTATATATGTTCTTTGGAAACAATGAAGAAAAAGTCATCAATTAAGGGAACTCTACTTTGGTTAAGTCCAAactttgatctttttttttttttttttcttttagatatCCAAGCCTTGCCTTCGGCTTGATCAATACCGTAGGTCCATTCTAatcccacaaccacatggatcaGGTCATAGGGTTTTCACCGAAAATAGTGAAGAACTCTAGTGGCCCCAAGGATGTAAgtggagtcgaactcagaaacacacactacccccttggggttgcgaaatattatgtttaattagtcttTAGGTACTTTTTCCTGAGACTAAGTTTCCCTTCACCTGGGACAAAGAGAAATCTCTTCCCACTGGTGATGTGACCATGTGATTAGACTATTAAGTCATCATtacactcccactcccacttcTTACTGATAAAGTCGAAATTATTCTCTCCCAATGCAATCCAACGATTCTAATGGAAGTGGATGTGGAGATTCCTTATCATCACTGGTGCAAAGAAACTTGGTCTTTTTATAATTCatgaaattaaaagaaagaaaagagttgTATgtacaatatgaaggattatgtGAATGTTATTTAGATTCAAAAATAATGATTATTTCATAAATTACCAATTTTTCCAAATTGTAGTTGGGTCATCCAAGTATATTAATTCTTACATTTCAATAGCAAGAGTGTGATGAGTCTAGATTGTTTGGAAAAATGGTTAATGAactgaaatttttagaaaatcCTTCTTCCTTATAGTACATATAAGATCCCCACATAGATTTTTTGTAGTTCATGATTTCCAAATAGTTCTGGTCATAAAGTATTGAATTTACTACTCCACTGTATATGGTCTTCGCAACCTTCTTGAGCTCCTATCCATTAGAATTTTGCACAAAAGATGTACCAGAgacatggatttaggggacggcATTGGCATTGTCCGATACCGATTAGATCCGATCGGCAAGTATTGGTCGGTTTTGCCCTTGATTTTTATACAAAGTATAacttttttactgttttatccCTGAAACAATATGGATAACTGATTTGGATCGAGGATCGGTCTCAACCTATACTAATACGATACGGCTGACACGGCCAAtttgatactgatacttgaaaccatgcccaGACATACATTAGTCACAAGCACTTCAACAAATCTAACTTCACCTTACTCTTGATTGTAAACATTAGTTCTACGGTAGGCCCTATAAGGATCATTGAAGGTGGTtcaaccaccaccacaagtgtaAATATTTGGCTGTGTGCATCTATGTTTTGTATAAATatatggacaaagttttctttcactggTGATTAAGCGATAGGACGGTTCAAACGAGACCCTCCTCTCTACccacctctttttctctccccttttGTTTGGGGTCACGATGGACCACGGTTCACCATGGCTTTAGAAAAACTCCgtccaaaaaatatattttgtagGACTTACAAGTAACTTGATCTAAAACTATGAAAAACAgcaattattttgaaaaaaaaaaaaaaatttacttttggtGACCGCTCAAAAACTGCACACCTAAAAGTATGCATGAAGATGACCGTTTAGAAGAAGTTTATTACCACTACTAAAGATCATCTATGACGGCGGTAAAAACCTTGATTTCTTATATTGCCATGAGAAAAACAGAGTttcaaaggaaagaaatctgCCAAGGAAAAAGGTAAGCAATTGCATTGGGTAAAGATAGAATTAAGATCCTTTGTAGCACTACAGGCCCTGTAACACACATCCAACGATTAGAAAATGTCTTGGAATGTATATTTAAGTGTTTCTGACCGTTAAATGTCGCTACACGTCATAATATGCTACAGAGGAACTGACAATAAAGAATGCCCTCGACTCCTTGAAGACAcggccaaaaaaaaataaagaaaaatttgtCACCCCTGGCATGTCTCATCACTCCCATTTGGACTTTCTGGGTTGCCTAAAAAAACCAAGAAGTTCAAACCAAACCTTACTAAATAATGGGTCATCATCGATTTCGATTGAAAAAATCAAGTCGCATCTATAACAGAGCACCATTTTCAGCtctattaaaatataaatttttttatctagAAATCATCAATAGCTAAACTTAATGCTTTTTTTAATACGTGGTAACACCTAGAGAGATGCGTGTCCAACtcatcccaacccttggatgagTCATTGGAGTGtcgtgttggagaggatctctTTCCATCAAATAGTTCCATTCATATGATGTTGGAACAATACCCCTCCCCTCACCAGTAACACAAAGAACCTTCCCTGAACTTTACTTTCAGGTAGCCATCAAAGAACCTTCCGAAAGGATACGCTTTAGAGACACGGTTTGTCAGAGAGATCATAAAGCATAGGGACAACCTTAACCTAAGCCTTAGCCTTAGCCTTAGACTGCAAGTAACTCAATTGTATATATAAGAGAAGGGGGTGATGATAAGGAATCAAAGAGCAAGCTTTTAGCTTTTCTCCAGGTACTTGGAAGTCCTGAATCTTTCTTCATCCAATCATACATCCCTCTTATTCTTCTCATCTATACCTTCCATGGCACCACTTCTCAATACAAAGGTGAATCTCTCAGACATCTCTCTCAGGCCCTTCGAAGAATCCGATCTCGACGACTACATGACTTTCAAGGGTGATCATAATGTGAGCCAATTCTGTGGCTGGAATACCATGTGCAAAGAAGAAGCTTTCGATGACCTGTTGTATGCCATCTACACCCACCCTTGGTACAGGGCAATCTGTGTGAAGGACAGGCCTATAGGCTGCATTTTTGTTAAGCAAGGCAAAGGCAGTGATCGATGCAGAGGCGAAATTGGGTATGTTCTAGGCTCAGGGTATTGGGGACAAGGAATTACTACACATGCTGTGAAGATGGTGATCTCTTCAATATTTAGTGAGTTGGAAGGTTTGGAGAGACTTGAAGCTCTGATAGATGTGGAGAACTTGAGATCTCAAAGGGTTATTGAGAAGGCTGGGTTCATTAGAGAGGGTGTTTTGAGGAAGTATTGGATTCTAAGGGGGAGGACCCTGGACATGGTCATCTATAGCCTTCTCAAAACTGATACTACTGTGCATGGTTTATATTCTTTGGAGACAATGTTGGAAATGTCATCCATTAGTTAAGAGAACTCATATTTTAATTTAGTTAAATCCAACATTTTATCTAGAAGAATTTTTAttatcatactttttttttttcttccatgctaaagattctattttattgAGTATGTGGGGTATTTCTTCTGTATGACTAAATATTCCTTCACTTGATACGAAGAGAAATCTCTTCCCCACTAGCAATGTGACCATGTGATTGAACTCTTTTATCAACATTGCACTCTTCCCCctattgatgaagatgaaattaTGCCTCCCTAATGCAATGATACCAATGGAAGTGAATGTGAGGATGACATTTTCTCCACTGGTACAAAAAAAACCttggccctttttttttaattgattattCCAGACATTACTGAATACTGAAGTTAGTCATATAGGTCACAGCCTTACGTGCTAGACAACCCAAAAGAAGTACCACATCGTTTTTCGGTTTGAGTCAAAAATTAGTTAGAGTTGGTATGTGCAAAAACGGGTGATTAGTTCCGCTCATGAGCCACGAATTGGTACTATTAACAAAAAGGATCTCTTGTATTTTACTTGCATTGCGCCAGATTTCAGCAATGcaccatcctgctttggtagcCTCCTTCAGTCCATGATGTGGTGCCCCCGCGCATGCCTCAGAAGTTTTTCCTATTGTCCATAGTGATAGTGATAGCCTACATTGTTCATCCATTGTCGTGCAGGTATTAGAATACAGTGAGGATTTGAAGTGATGCGGttgaacaaaatattatttctatGCTTCCGTCTAAAGTAGCAGTAAGTGACAAACATGGAAAAAACATAGGACTTATCATTCTCTAGGATGTAGCCAGAATTGAAAAGGTACAAAATGAAATTATTAAAAGAGTCTCCAGTCATGTTCTCGGTCCTCAACCCCAAAGGGCTCGCTGTCCAAATTCTTTTGGTAAACTCACAAGAGAGAAAGGTATGCCAGATAAACTCATGCTGTCTTTGGCAAAGGACACAAGATGGTTCAACATCCATCCATTTAGCATGGGTATCTTTGGTAGGAATCCCTCCCTGCAATAGTCTCCAGAAGAAAGTCTTAAGTTTGGGGTGTAATTGAAGTTTCCAAACAAACTGCAAAGTATGATCAATgactcaaaatattttttttgtacaaaatGAGAGAGGAGTTGAATTTGGTGATATAAACCATTCAACTGTGCTATGTAGTTGTAGATCGAACCAAGAATTACATTAGATATACAACAGTCCTGAAATTGTGAACCTGTAAGATAAATAAAGCAGATTCTATTTTCCAGAAATGATCAGAAAGTTCTATTAGATGATTATGATGGATAGGTGAGTACAAGCCTAAAATGGAAGTTTGATCTTTTAAAATTATGACCATGGGGTGGGCTCATTAATATGTGCAACAGTTGATCCAAAAAGTAATGCTTCAGTTTTTCATTGAAGTAACTTGCTTGCTTTCTGTTTCATGGAATTAACTCATCACCATTAGCAAGTGTTCCAGTGAAAAGGGCCAGTGCCAATGATATCATCACTATTGAGTCTCTTCAAGAAATTTGAATACAAACTCTACATCATTGAAAGAAACTACATTTACAAAAAACTAAAATGATTTCCTTAGCCAAATGTCCATATATTAATCCCGTCCTATGTCTCCAGTGTAACAGCAGGTGAGTCTTGATAACCGGTGATGCCTGTTATCCTTATCCTTGTGATTGGCTGCAAAATATCTTCTGTGAGTTTGCAATGAAGACAACATCATAACCAGTGAGTATAATAGAGTAATGACTCATTTAAGTGCTAGTGGTGATGTTCCGACAGTTTATATTTGATCAACATTAAATATTTGACATGTGGAAATACAGGCTTTGCTGGGTAATGTTCTGAATGCATTTCCAGTAATGGTACTCTACATTGCCTGGAACACTAAGAAAGTAGGAGAAATCTAAGGAACAAATTAAAGCGGAGAAATATTTTCTCTGAAAGAAGAGTTTAAAAAGAGCTATTTGATCAATGAATTCTTATACCATTGCGTCCCATATGATTAAGGAACCTCATAATACCTGTCGGTGACCGATATTTCTCCGatagttctttttcttcttgtatttgAAGACAATTACTTTGCGGTCCAACAACTGCAAGAGAATAGTAATCTGAGCAATTGCAACAGTGAATTCAATAGCACAAAAGGTCCCAAGCGACCTTGTAAAGTGCCCACCTGTTCCTCAACCACAGCATGCACGACAGCATTGGGCACCACGGGTTTCCCAATGTATGTACTTGTTTTGGTGCCTACCAGTAATACCTTGTTCAAAATTATCTGCACAaaaaaagaactcaaaaacATTAAACTACGAATTCAATTGAAAACCAAAGCAGAAAAACTATGTGACGCTATGGAGATGTAAAACATGAGAATATGATGACATATGAGGAAATATATAGTCGTCTCATTGAACAAATAGAGGAAAGGACTCGTTACATTCCCACCATGTCTCATTTCAATAGAGGCAGGTTTAATTCAATGGTAGAATTAAAAAGGAAGCAAAGGGAGGGACGGATTCAATAAAGAGCTGTATCAGCTTCACTTCAATGGAagtaaacataatatttttaacGTATCTCAGAATGTTGAAAAACAGAAATAGGCTCTTCATCACATTTCAGTCATTTAAAAAGATGGCATATGTTATAATCTCAACATCTGCAAGTAACCATTGGCCAAAACATGTCATCATCATTGtgaaaccagaaaataaaatatttcaacTGATGTTTCAGCACATATCCATGAGATGACTTGATACAATACATTTTATGCGGTAAGAGATAATACTTCCAatgggaaaaaataaagaaacgaaACCCATGCCCTCCACTTTACAAGAATTATATATAGGATCATTTTTCTGAATGAGTTCAACCCCAGAATTATAAGAGGTGTCGAGACAAGCACTTTTGTTGCATAATATGTGAATACAGTGAAACTCTATGTTTGTCAAACCATAATTCTGTGAATGATTTTACTGATTACGTGAATAGATATACGGTTGCATGGATATGGTTATTAAGTAAATCAAACTAGGAAAACCCTAACAAATAAGATTCATGGACTCAATTGTATATTACCAGAATATTTAAATATATTAGGA
It includes:
- the LOC122083762 gene encoding putative [ribosomal protein S5]-alanine N-acetyltransferase, which gives rise to MAPLLNTKVNLSDISLRPFEESDLDDYMTFKGDHNVSQFCGWNTMCKEEAFDDLLYAIYTHPWYRAICVKDRPIGCIFVKQGKGSDRCRGEIGYVLGSGYWGQGITTHAVKMVISSIFSELEGLERLEALIDVENLRSQRVIEKAGFIREGVLRKYWILRGRTLDMVIYSLLKTDTTVHGLYSLETMLEMSSIS